In a single window of the Raphanus sativus cultivar WK10039 chromosome 9, ASM80110v3, whole genome shotgun sequence genome:
- the LOC108823735 gene encoding uncharacterized protein LOC108823735 isoform X1 produces the protein MASSSSSLLSSPSSYAELKDAWHPSTTIVDTTASSYWFNWRVMICCIWMAIAMVITAFLIFKYEGFRRKQGGDGGEKEWSGNVYEDETWRPCLRNIHPAWLLAFRVVAFLVLLIMLIVIGVVDGPTIFFYYTQWTFALITLYFGLGSLLSLHGCYQYNKRVAGDRVDSTEAMSIDSERAISKGSDHTLQQSQYSSNLAGVWGYVFQIIFQMNAGAVLLTDCVFWFIIVPFLEIHDYSLNVLVISMHSLNAIFLLGDAALNSLSFPCFRIAYFFLWTIAYVLFQWTLHSLVHIWWPYPFLDLASHYAPLWYFSVAVMHLPCYGAFTLLVKLKHRLLQRWFPESYQSPR, from the exons AtggcttcatcatcatcatcgttatTATCATCACCATCTTCATATGCAGAGTTAAAAGATGCTTGGCATCCATCAACCACAATAGTGGACACAACAGCATCAAGCTACTGGTTTAACTGGAGGGTTATGATCTGCTGCATATGGATGGCTATAGCAATGGTTATTACCGCTTTTCTTATATTCAAATACGAAGGCTTTCGCCGGAAACAAGGTGGAGACGGTGGAGAGAAAGAGTGGTCGGGTAATGTATATGAAGATGAGACTTGGAGGCCTTGTCTACGCAATATTCACCCAGCTTGGCTTCTTGCCTTTCGGGTTGTTGCCTTTCTTGTTCTTCTCATTATGCTTATCGTTATTGGAGTTGTTGATGGACCTACCATCTTCTTCTACTATACACA GTGGACTTTTGCTTTGATTACTCTCTATTTTGGA CTAGGCTCGCTTCTTTCGCTGCATGGATGTTACCAATACAACAAAAGAGTGGCTGGTGATAGAGTAGATAGCACTGAGGCCATGTCCATAGACTCAGAGAGAGCGATATCCAAAGGCTCTGATCATACTCTTCAACAGAGTCAATACTCCAGTAATCTAGCCGGTGTTTGGGGATATGTTTTCCAGATAATATTTCAg ATGAATGCAGGTGCAGTTTTGCTCACTGACTGTGTCTTCTGGTTCATCATTGTTCCTTTCCTTGAGATTCATGATTATAGCCTCAATGTG CTGGTGATCAGCATGCACTCTCTTAACGCAATTTTCTTGCTTGGTGATGCTGCTTTGAACTCTTTG AGCTTTCCATGCTTCAGAATTGCTTACTTCTTCTTATGGACAATAGCTTATGTTTTATTCCAATGGACTCTCCACTCGCTAGTCCATATATG GTGGCCTTACCCATTCCTGGACTTAGCATCCCACTATGCTCCACTATG GTACTTCTCAGTTGCAGTGATGCACTTGCCATGCTATGGAGCCTTTACCTTGTTGGTGAAGCTAAAACATCGGCTTCTTCAGAGATGGTTCCCTGAGTCTTACCAAAGTCCTCGGTAG
- the LOC108823735 gene encoding uncharacterized protein LOC108823735 isoform X2, whose translation MKELKDAWHPSTTIVDTTASSYWFNWRVMICCIWMAIAMVITAFLIFKYEGFRRKQGGDGGEKEWSGNVYEDETWRPCLRNIHPAWLLAFRVVAFLVLLIMLIVIGVVDGPTIFFYYTQWTFALITLYFGLGSLLSLHGCYQYNKRVAGDRVDSTEAMSIDSERAISKGSDHTLQQSQYSSNLAGVWGYVFQIIFQMNAGAVLLTDCVFWFIIVPFLEIHDYSLNVLVISMHSLNAIFLLGDAALNSLSFPCFRIAYFFLWTIAYVLFQWTLHSLVHIWWPYPFLDLASHYAPLWYFSVAVMHLPCYGAFTLLVKLKHRLLQRWFPESYQSPR comes from the exons AGTTAAAAGATGCTTGGCATCCATCAACCACAATAGTGGACACAACAGCATCAAGCTACTGGTTTAACTGGAGGGTTATGATCTGCTGCATATGGATGGCTATAGCAATGGTTATTACCGCTTTTCTTATATTCAAATACGAAGGCTTTCGCCGGAAACAAGGTGGAGACGGTGGAGAGAAAGAGTGGTCGGGTAATGTATATGAAGATGAGACTTGGAGGCCTTGTCTACGCAATATTCACCCAGCTTGGCTTCTTGCCTTTCGGGTTGTTGCCTTTCTTGTTCTTCTCATTATGCTTATCGTTATTGGAGTTGTTGATGGACCTACCATCTTCTTCTACTATACACA GTGGACTTTTGCTTTGATTACTCTCTATTTTGGA CTAGGCTCGCTTCTTTCGCTGCATGGATGTTACCAATACAACAAAAGAGTGGCTGGTGATAGAGTAGATAGCACTGAGGCCATGTCCATAGACTCAGAGAGAGCGATATCCAAAGGCTCTGATCATACTCTTCAACAGAGTCAATACTCCAGTAATCTAGCCGGTGTTTGGGGATATGTTTTCCAGATAATATTTCAg ATGAATGCAGGTGCAGTTTTGCTCACTGACTGTGTCTTCTGGTTCATCATTGTTCCTTTCCTTGAGATTCATGATTATAGCCTCAATGTG CTGGTGATCAGCATGCACTCTCTTAACGCAATTTTCTTGCTTGGTGATGCTGCTTTGAACTCTTTG AGCTTTCCATGCTTCAGAATTGCTTACTTCTTCTTATGGACAATAGCTTATGTTTTATTCCAATGGACTCTCCACTCGCTAGTCCATATATG GTGGCCTTACCCATTCCTGGACTTAGCATCCCACTATGCTCCACTATG GTACTTCTCAGTTGCAGTGATGCACTTGCCATGCTATGGAGCCTTTACCTTGTTGGTGAAGCTAAAACATCGGCTTCTTCAGAGATGGTTCCCTGAGTCTTACCAAAGTCCTCGGTAG